One Pirellulales bacterium genomic region harbors:
- a CDS encoding type I phosphomannose isomerase catalytic subunit yields MAEPLYPLRFEPLFRRYLWGGRRLKSVLGKPIGEGADYAESWEVVDHGADQSRVAFGPLAGTTLGELVRQRGEALLGRHHPQPQFPLLVKLLDAQQKLSVQVHPNDEQAARLDVPDLGKTEAWIVLGAERGSRIFAGLKQGFDRRALERELNRGTCELCLHQFEPKVGDCIFLPAGTVHALGAGLLIAEVQQSSDTTYRLFDWNRVGPDGRPRGLHIEQALDVIDFDRGPVEPVRPAAADEAEATRLVACDKFVLDRLEISASRTVGEAGRCHILLLLDGEIILAGDPSSQPLKRGETILLPAATGAVELTPLSPQASVLDVYLP; encoded by the coding sequence ATGGCTGAGCCGCTTTATCCACTTCGCTTCGAGCCGCTGTTTCGCCGCTACCTTTGGGGCGGGCGGCGGTTGAAAAGCGTGCTCGGCAAGCCGATTGGCGAAGGGGCCGACTACGCGGAAAGTTGGGAAGTGGTCGATCATGGGGCCGACCAAAGCCGCGTCGCCTTCGGGCCGCTCGCCGGAACGACGCTCGGCGAACTGGTTCGCCAGCGCGGCGAAGCGCTCTTGGGCCGGCATCATCCGCAGCCGCAGTTCCCGCTGTTGGTGAAGCTGCTCGATGCGCAGCAAAAACTGTCGGTACAGGTCCATCCGAACGATGAGCAAGCCGCCCGGCTCGATGTGCCCGATCTCGGCAAGACCGAAGCCTGGATCGTATTGGGGGCGGAACGGGGGAGCCGCATATTCGCGGGCCTCAAGCAGGGCTTCGATCGCCGAGCGCTCGAGCGCGAACTGAACCGCGGCACCTGCGAACTTTGCCTGCACCAGTTTGAGCCGAAGGTCGGCGACTGCATTTTTCTTCCCGCCGGCACCGTTCACGCTTTGGGGGCCGGATTGCTGATCGCCGAGGTGCAGCAATCGAGCGACACGACCTATCGCCTGTTCGATTGGAATCGGGTCGGCCCCGATGGCCGTCCGCGCGGGCTGCATATCGAGCAGGCCCTCGACGTGATCGATTTTGACCGTGGCCCGGTCGAACCGGTGCGCCCGGCGGCGGCGGACGAGGCCGAGGCGACGCGCCTCGTGGCGTGCGACAAGTTCGTGCTCGATCGTTTGGAAATTTCGGCAAGCCGCACGGTCGGCGAAGCAGGCCGCTGCCATATTCTGCTGTTGCTGGATGGGGAAATCATTTTGGCAGGCGATCCGAGCAGCCAGCCCTTAAAGCGGGGCGAAACGATCCTGCTGCCGGCCGCGACCGGAGCCGTCGAACTTACGCCGCTATCGCCGCAAGCATCGGTCTTGGATGTCTATCTGCCGTAA